The Candidatus Tanganyikabacteria bacterium genomic interval GAGGAGTTCCGGCGGGCGCTGACCGGCGGGTAGCGCGCCGCCTCGCGCCGCGCCCCGCCGCCCCGCTAGACTCCGCCCCCATGGTCAAGATCTGCGCCACGGCCGACGAAGCCGTCGCCGACATCCCCGACGGCGCCACGCTCCTGGCGGGCGGCTTCGGCCTGTGCGGCATCCCCGAGCACCTCATCGCCGCCCTCGTGCGCCGCGGCGTGAAGGACCTCACCGTCATCTCCAACAACTGCGGCGTCGACGACTTCGGCCTCGGCCTCCTGCTGCGCACGCGGCAGATCCGCAAGATGGTCAGCACCTACGTCGGCGAGAACCGCACCTTCGAGCAGCAGTTCCTCGGCGGCACCCTCGAGGTCGAGCTGGTGCCCCAGGGCACCTTCGCCGAGCGCCTGCGCGCCGGCGGCGCCGGCATCCCGGCCTTCTACACGCCCACCGGCGTGGGCACCCAGATCGCCGACGGCGGCCTGCCCATGCTCTACGGCCCGGGCGGCAGCATCGTTAAGGCCAGCCCGCGCAAGGAGACGCGCGACTTCGGCGGCCGGCCCTACGTCCTCGAGCAGGCCCTGCGCGGCGACTTCGCCCTCGTGAAGGCCTGGCG includes:
- a CDS encoding CoA transferase subunit A, giving the protein MVKICATADEAVADIPDGATLLAGGFGLCGIPEHLIAALVRRGVKDLTVISNNCGVDDFGLGLLLRTRQIRKMVSTYVGENRTFEQQFLGGTLEVELVPQGTFAERLRAGGAGIPAFYTPTGVGTQIADGGLPMLYGPGGSIVKASPRKETRDFGGRPYVLEQALRGDFALVKAWRADESGNLVYRKTARNFNPMMASAAPITIAEVEEIVPVGTLDPDQVHTPGVFVKRLVRGATYEKRIEQRTTRKG